Proteins encoded together in one Lathyrus oleraceus cultivar Zhongwan6 chromosome 5, CAAS_Psat_ZW6_1.0, whole genome shotgun sequence window:
- the LOC127086660 gene encoding uncharacterized protein LOC127086660, with protein sequence MSRPMLLVFLIIILIITAQFEWKQPLVADVELNPSVSQKQHHVSNAQETVKEKIILVQEKNIRRLNELVRHLQEQLQQCKGSNGTINSTVVPLTERILELERQQILED encoded by the exons ATGTCGAGGCCGATGTTGCTTGTTTTCTTGATTATTATACTTATAATCACGGCGCAGTTCGAGTGGAAGCAACCGCTTGTGGCTGATGTTGAGTTAAATCCCAGTGTATCTCAAAAGCAGCATCATGTTTCTAATGCTCAAGAAACCGTTAAGGAGAAG ATTATTTTAGTGCAAGAGAAGAATATTCGAAGACTTAATGAACTTGTGCGGCATCTTCAGGAACAACTGCAGCAGTGTAAAGGAAGCAATGGAACTATAAATAGCACTGTAGTCCCTCTAACTGAGCGGATTCTTGAGCTTGAGCGACAACAAATTTTAGAGGATTAA